From Triticum urartu cultivar G1812 chromosome 2, Tu2.1, whole genome shotgun sequence, a single genomic window includes:
- the LOC125538045 gene encoding uncharacterized protein LOC125538045, which yields MGRQGMAAAAGVLGVITPMLGVAGTVLMSQSYMPLPHPSCSTSPAMACGAAATVLALTTQILASAATGFCGAWEFPSECKRVARLLSTASWFLAIKAVILFMLGTMVALGPRAGKLRISIGHNCVAVGVGAFGAATIFFLIVFGLQITLWIVTKASWTPLFWLHTNTTESPIGEQATPSTQHRSAITEKGKSNKGKNWSSDEDKVLIAAWANTSLDIVGTDQNRDAYWDRISEYYNTHKESSWPERNANAINCRYTTINRETSKFCGCLQQILNRQESGRTIEEKTNDAHILFKEMDLKKKKPFTLMHCYVEFSKYPKWQTREVETSLKKQKKTIDASPGTATNDPADASSVRTDATSIHTDALEHEKRPDGVKRDKRGKADDSACKLSLETVWAAKLEKDEIKEAARNARYAQQLELRKEEIALKKNEDARNEREDARRQFELDERIMLIDPSGMTDVQKQFYQAKQKEILAHGLG from the exons ATGGGGAGACAAGgtatggcggcggcggcgggcgtcCTCGGCGTCATCACGCCCATGCTCGGAGTCGCCGGCACCGTTTTGATGTCGCAG TCGTACATGCCATTACCCCACCCGTCCTGCTCGACATCACCGGCGATGGCGTGCGGCGCCGCAGCGACGGTGCTGGCCTTGACAACTCAGATCCTCGCCAGTGCGGCCACCGGTTTCTGCGGGGCGTGGGAATTCCCCAGCGAGTGCAAGCGCGTCGCCCGTCTCTTGTCTACCGCCTCGTG GTTCCTTGCGATAAAAGCGGTGATATTATTCATGCTGGGCACCATGGTAGCGCTCGGTCCCAGGGCCGGAAAATTAAGGATTAGTATAGGCCACAACTGTGTCGCTGTAGGAGTTGGAGCCTTTGGGGCAGCAACAATCTTCTTCCTCATCGTCTTTGGCCTTCAGATCACCTT ATGGATTGTGACCAAAGCTTCTTGGACACCATTGTTTTGGTTACACACAAACACAACAGAAAGTCCAATTGGAGAGCAGGCAACTCCATCAACTCAGCATCGTTCTGCAATAACAGAGAAAGGAAAATCCAACAAAGGAAAAAATTGGTCTAGTGATGAGGACAAGGTTCTCATAGCAGCATGGGCAAATACAAGTTTGGATATTGTTGGGACAGATCAAAATCGAGATGCTTATTGGGATAGAATTTCAGAGTACTACAACACACACAAGGAATCATCATGGCCGGAGCGTAATGCTAATGCAATCAATTGCCGTTACACAACGATTAACAGAGAGACCTCTAAATTTTGTGGTTGCCTTCAGCAGATTTTAAATAGGCAAGAAAGTGGAAGGACTATAGAAGAAAAG ACAAACGATGCACACATTTTGTTCAAGGAAATGGATCTTAAAAAAAAGAAGCCTTTCACACTGATGCATTGCTATGTAGAGTTTTCGAAGTATCCAAAGTGGCAGACAAGAGAAGTTGAAACTTCTCTTAAGAAACAAAAGAAGACCATTGATGCAAGTCCGGGCACAGCCACCAATGATCCGGCTGATGCATCCTCGGTACGTACTGATGCTACCTCGATACACACTGATGCTCTTGAACATGAGAAAAGACCTGATGGTGTGAAGAGGGACAAGAGAGGTAAAGCTGATGACAGTGCTTGCAAGCTGTCATTAGAAACTGTGTGGGCAGCAAAGCTAGAGAAGGATGAGATCAAAGAGGCGGCAAGAAATGCTCGCTATGCACAACAATTGGAATTGCGAAAAGAGGAGATTGCACTCAAAAAGAATGAGGATGCACGAAACGAGAGGGAGGATGCACGGAGACAGTTTGAATTAGATGAGAGGATCATGCTCATCGACCCAAGTGGTATGACTGATGTTCAAAAGCAGTTCTACCAAGCTAAGCAGAAGGAGATCCTTGCTCACGGCCTAGGGTAA